The following coding sequences are from one Salvia hispanica cultivar TCC Black 2014 chromosome 3, UniMelb_Shisp_WGS_1.0, whole genome shotgun sequence window:
- the LOC125211730 gene encoding protein LAZ1 homolog 2 isoform X3, with amino-acid sequence MPCCLLCFCSITSFISPNFPASPLVHQTFVFRQEQKWVVAVIFIVPVYATQSILSLWNANLSFACDILRNCYEAFALYAFGSYLVACLGGELQVMEILEDEAKKQLSKPLLENEKSSQLQHGTFCNFIFHPCLLGKELFSIIRFGLVQYMILKTFCALLALLLELCGVYGDGEFKWNCGYPYITTVLNFSQMWALYCLIQFYNVTHGKLQPIKPLAKFISFKAIVFATWWQGVGIVLLCNFGALPKEKKFKSGLQDFMICTEMAIAAVAHIFVFSAKPYHFVPASGYGKVTTEDTTAVVEIHEGDKEEESVVEKTETKVEAHGTNITESVQDIVVEGGHKVVKDVVLTISQAIEPVHDGMTKIQETFHHISVSSPSSPSGSKDELPLVREHYKNIIKEPD; translated from the exons TGTTATCTTTATAGTGCCAGTGTACGCAACTCAATCA ATTTTGTCCTTGTGGAATGCAAACTTGTCCTTTGCTTGTGATATATTGAGAAATTGCTATGAAGCATTTGCTCTTTATGCATTTGGGAGCTACTTGGTTGCGTGCCTCG GCGGTGAACTGCAAGTCATGGAGATTCTTGAAGATGAAGCAAAGAAGCAACTTAGCAAGCCATTGCTCGAAAACGAAAAGAGTTCACAACTACAACACGGGACATTTTGCAACTTTATCTTTCATCCATGCTTGCTTGGAAAGGAGTTGTTCTCTATAATAAGATTTGGTTTAGTACAATAT ATGATTTTGAAGACTTTTTGCGCACTCTTAGCACTTCTCCTTGAGCTATGTGGAGTGTATGGTGACGGAGAATTTAAGTGGAACTGTGG GTACCCATATATAACAACCGTTTTGAATTTTAGCCAGATGTGGGCCTTGTATTGCCTCATCCAGTTTTACAATGTAACACACGGAAAACTCCAACCCATAAAACCACTTGCGAAGTTTATAAGCTTCAAGGCTATTGTATTTGCAACATGGTGGCAAGGTGTTGGCATTGTCCTGTTGTGCAATTTTGGTGCTCTGCCAAAGGAGAAAAAGTTTAAATCCGGGCTGCAGGATTTTATGATTTGCACAGAG ATGGCAATTGCAGCTGTAGCTCACATATTTGTCTTCTCAGCAAAACCCTATCATTTTGTACCGGCATCAGGCTATGGGAAGGTTACCACCGAAGATACAACTGCTGTAGTTGAGATACATGAAGGTGATAAAGAAGAAGAGTCAGTTGTCGAGAAAACAGAAACCAAGGTCGAGGCACACGGAACAAATATAACAGAAAGCGTTCAGGATATTGTCGTTGAAGGAGGCCATAAG GTTGTGAAGGATGTCGTGTTGACTATCAGCCAGGCAATTGAGCCAGTGCATGATGGGATGACGAAGATCCAGGAGACGTTCCATCATATCTCAGTGTCGTCACCATCATCACCATCAGGTAGTAAAGATGAGCTGCCGCTGGTGAGAGAACACTACAAGAATATCATAAAGGAACCAGACTGA